A stretch of the Maridesulfovibrio zosterae DSM 11974 genome encodes the following:
- a CDS encoding Bax inhibitor-1/YccA family protein, whose amino-acid sequence MSRFGTAGSVSARPEVLNAFMRGIYSWMSAGLLATAAVAWVTLSTPAVLNLVLAQNPETGMIAPTMLFWVAAIGEIGLVFYLSMRISKLSASAATGLFMAYSALNGLTLSTILIAYTSASIFQTFLVTAGMFGAMSLYGLTTRRNLTGMGAFMMMGVFGLLIAMVVNMFMHSSAMTFAISILGVFIFAGLTAYDSQKLKDMGDFIPADDATAVRRGTIMGALTLYLDFINMFIFLLRLMGNRE is encoded by the coding sequence ATGAGTAGATTTGGTACAGCCGGCTCTGTAAGTGCGAGACCGGAAGTCCTTAACGCTTTTATGCGTGGAATTTACAGTTGGATGAGTGCCGGACTGCTTGCAACAGCAGCTGTAGCATGGGTTACTCTTTCAACTCCCGCTGTTTTGAACCTGGTTCTGGCTCAGAATCCTGAGACCGGTATGATTGCACCAACAATGCTGTTCTGGGTTGCAGCTATAGGTGAGATTGGTTTGGTCTTTTATCTCAGTATGCGTATCTCTAAACTTTCGGCCAGCGCTGCTACCGGATTGTTTATGGCATACAGTGCTCTGAACGGTCTGACTCTTTCAACTATTTTGATTGCATACACATCTGCATCAATTTTTCAGACTTTTCTGGTAACCGCAGGAATGTTCGGTGCCATGTCATTATATGGTTTGACTACTCGTCGTAATCTTACCGGAATGGGCGCGTTCATGATGATGGGTGTTTTCGGTCTTCTTATTGCGATGGTTGTAAATATGTTTATGCATAGTTCTGCTATGACTTTTGCGATCTCAATTCTTGGCGTATTTATTTTTGCCGGACTGACAGCTTATGACTCACAGAAGCTTAAAGATATGGGTGATTTTATCCCGGCGGATGATGCCACTGCTGTAAGGCGTGGAACCATCATGGGAGCACTTACCTTGTACCTTGATTTTATAAACATGTTCATATTCCTGCTGCGTCTTATGGGTAACCGCGAATAG
- the rplM gene encoding 50S ribosomal protein L13 codes for MKTYIPKEEDINHEWYVVDAENMVLGRLATQIANKLRGKDKAMFTPHMDTGDFVVVLNADKIKVTGNKLDQKTYYKHTNHPGGIKSRTLKVMLERKPEVVIETAVRGMLPKSSLGRKMIKKLKVYSGTDHPHTAQQPKTLEF; via the coding sequence ATGAAAACATATATTCCTAAGGAAGAAGACATCAACCACGAGTGGTATGTAGTTGATGCAGAAAATATGGTACTTGGACGCCTGGCAACTCAGATCGCCAACAAGCTGAGAGGAAAGGACAAAGCAATGTTCACACCTCACATGGACACCGGCGATTTCGTCGTAGTTCTTAATGCTGACAAGATCAAAGTTACAGGTAACAAGCTGGATCAGAAGACCTACTACAAGCACACTAACCACCCCGGTGGTATCAAATCCAGAACCCTCAAGGTTATGCTGGAAAGAAAGCCTGAAGTAGTTATCGAAACCGCAGTACGCGGCATGCTTCCTAAAAGCAGCCTCGGTAGAAAAATGATTAAAAAACTGAAAGTATACTCAGGAACTGATCATCCTCACACTGCACAGCAGCCCAAGACCCTCGAATTTTAA
- a CDS encoding EAL and HDOD domain-containing protein produces MAKTQDQLYDKIFFARQPILTQDQKLWGYELLFRNSSDATSAIISDDYNATLNVAADICAAPGEKMPDNVKLVVNFSHKSIMDKVPYSLPAGKTVVQIPETTPPTPNLINALKELSRDNYYIAIDDFEGRPQGEFLIAYANAVIIDVLSKDEKTLCKICEHSKQYGTKLIAKRVENMSQFKMAQKLGFDFFQGFYFKRPENINGRKLRAGEAVKLKLLKLIESPTPDFDIVAEALQNDVSISYRLLTLLNSPTFGFSQKIHSIKQAITLAGWKMLKNWLRVILLTDLTSKEKSPELPLLATQRANFLQLVTKEAKNGLQPESMFLLGLFSLLGAMFDMPMSKITKFLPLEREISAALCGEDNIYNRYLELVSFFEAGDWDNLEFVIEELKLDAVAVSRSYYESSQWANSFFQISGS; encoded by the coding sequence ATGGCAAAAACACAAGACCAACTATACGACAAAATTTTCTTTGCGCGTCAACCAATTCTGACTCAGGATCAAAAACTCTGGGGCTATGAGCTGCTATTTCGTAATAGCAGCGACGCAACAAGTGCTATTATTTCAGATGACTACAATGCAACTTTAAATGTAGCTGCTGATATATGTGCTGCCCCGGGCGAAAAAATGCCCGACAATGTAAAGCTCGTTGTTAATTTTTCTCACAAATCAATTATGGACAAAGTTCCATATTCATTGCCGGCAGGAAAAACAGTTGTCCAGATACCTGAAACAACTCCACCTACGCCAAACCTGATCAATGCTCTGAAAGAGTTATCACGTGACAATTATTACATTGCTATCGATGACTTTGAAGGCAGACCTCAGGGAGAATTTCTGATTGCATACGCAAATGCGGTTATTATTGATGTATTATCAAAAGATGAAAAAACTCTTTGTAAAATTTGCGAGCACTCCAAACAATACGGTACTAAGCTGATAGCCAAGCGTGTTGAAAATATGAGTCAGTTCAAAATGGCTCAAAAACTGGGATTTGATTTTTTTCAAGGTTTTTATTTCAAACGCCCGGAAAATATAAATGGACGGAAGCTACGTGCAGGAGAAGCTGTTAAGCTAAAACTCCTAAAACTCATTGAATCCCCTACTCCTGATTTCGATATTGTAGCCGAGGCATTGCAAAACGATGTTTCCATAAGCTATAGATTGTTAACCTTACTCAATTCCCCTACTTTTGGCTTTTCCCAAAAGATCCATTCTATTAAGCAGGCAATAACTCTTGCCGGATGGAAAATGCTTAAGAATTGGCTACGCGTAATCCTACTCACAGATCTGACATCCAAAGAAAAAAGTCCTGAACTTCCGCTTTTAGCTACTCAACGTGCTAATTTCTTACAACTGGTCACTAAAGAGGCAAAAAATGGACTGCAACCCGAATCCATGTTTTTGCTGGGCCTTTTCTCTCTTCTTGGTGCTATGTTTGATATGCCCATGAGTAAAATCACTAAATTCCTTCCCCTGGAGAGGGAAATAAGCGCAGCTCTTTGCGGCGAAGATAATATTTACAATCGTTATCTGGAACTTGTATCTTTTTTTGAAGCAGGCGATTGGGATAACCTTGAGTTTGTTATCGAGGAACTGAAACTAGACGCTGTAGCAGTATCAAGAAGTTACTATGAGTCCAGTCAGTGGGCAAACAGCTTCTTTCAAATTTCCGGAAGTTAA
- the rpsI gene encoding 30S ribosomal protein S9: MSKDFNYATGRRKNAVARTRMYQGSGEITVNGKPYEDYFPRKTLQMIVQQPLKLTKNLGKFDITVNADGGGVAGQAQAVRHGISRALIAIDPELRPILKRAGLLTRDARKKERKKYGQPGARAKFQYSKR; the protein is encoded by the coding sequence ATGAGCAAAGATTTCAACTACGCTACCGGCAGAAGAAAAAATGCTGTTGCACGCACCCGTATGTATCAGGGAAGCGGCGAAATAACAGTCAACGGCAAACCTTACGAAGATTACTTTCCTCGTAAAACCTTGCAGATGATTGTACAGCAGCCCCTCAAACTCACTAAAAACCTCGGTAAATTTGACATTACTGTCAATGCTGATGGTGGTGGTGTTGCAGGACAGGCACAGGCTGTAAGACACGGTATTTCCCGTGCTCTTATCGCAATTGACCCTGAACTGCGCCCCATACTTAAACGTGCAGGACTCCTGACTCGTGACGCTCGTAAGAAAGAGCGTAAAAAATACGGTCAGCCCGGCGCACGCGCAAAATTCCAGTACTCAAAGCGTTAA
- a CDS encoding DUF814 domain-containing protein, translated as MNNKYDALALFSGGLDSILACKVIQDQGLKVLGIHFVTPFFGNPEKIEHWQEIYGVEIMAVDISEKYIKMMMDIPEYGMGKLINPCVDCKIMMISHVKSMLDEFGAKFIISGEVVGQRPMSQRPTALNAIKNSSDSKDFLLRPLCAQSQPVTPMEESGLVDRSKLPNIYGRGRKEQLAMAKDYGFTEIPTPGGGCKLTEIENAARFFPLLKKLDIPDVNSFQLGTTGRQYWAGNKLLAIGRNHSDNDKMEDLFDDSDYMFEVRGFPGPLSIGRAFRAEEWSKDEILDAAALTASFSPKAVQSGEKVHVAIIGPDGEIVVSVMPSRDTDTGFAGPDLDGLKEWKMARDEQKQTKRV; from the coding sequence ATGAACAATAAATATGACGCATTGGCCCTTTTTTCAGGCGGGCTGGACAGTATATTGGCATGCAAGGTTATTCAGGATCAGGGACTCAAAGTTTTGGGGATCCATTTTGTAACACCGTTTTTCGGTAATCCTGAAAAGATAGAACACTGGCAGGAAATCTACGGTGTTGAAATCATGGCTGTTGATATCAGTGAAAAATATATAAAAATGATGATGGATATTCCTGAGTACGGAATGGGCAAGCTGATCAATCCATGTGTGGATTGTAAAATTATGATGATCAGCCATGTAAAATCCATGCTTGATGAATTCGGGGCTAAGTTTATTATTTCCGGTGAGGTTGTGGGACAGAGGCCTATGTCCCAGCGACCAACGGCACTTAATGCCATTAAGAACAGTTCTGATTCAAAGGATTTTCTTTTACGTCCTCTTTGTGCTCAGAGCCAGCCTGTTACACCGATGGAAGAGTCGGGGCTGGTTGATAGGTCAAAGCTACCCAACATATATGGAAGGGGCCGTAAAGAGCAGCTTGCAATGGCTAAAGATTATGGATTTACAGAGATCCCTACTCCTGGTGGAGGCTGTAAATTAACTGAAATTGAGAATGCCGCACGTTTTTTTCCGCTGCTCAAGAAACTTGATATTCCGGATGTAAATTCTTTTCAGCTCGGGACCACAGGACGTCAGTACTGGGCCGGAAATAAACTGCTGGCAATTGGCAGAAATCATAGTGATAATGATAAAATGGAAGATCTTTTTGATGATTCAGATTATATGTTTGAAGTTAGAGGTTTCCCCGGTCCGCTCAGTATAGGCCGCGCCTTTAGGGCAGAAGAGTGGAGTAAAGATGAAATACTTGATGCCGCTGCATTGACAGCATCTTTTTCTCCAAAGGCAGTTCAGTCCGGCGAAAAGGTACACGTGGCAATTATCGGTCCTGATGGAGAAATTGTAGTATCTGTTATGCCTTCACGGGATACCGATACCGGTTTTGCCGGTCCTGATCTTGATGGGCTTAAAGAGTGGAAAATGGCTAGAGATGAGCAAAAGCAAACTAAAAGAGTTTAA
- a CDS encoding calcium/sodium antiporter, which produces MVSNIAFFLLSIFLLWFGADWIVESASKIARKYKVSDLVIGLTIVAAGTSAPEFLVTATAAFKGMSDISLSNVVGSNIFNLGFILGLMALIKPLPTNRSLAMRDAPLLLATTALILGLAYFDKLDRSAGIMLLVILGGYIGYLMIHSKRAARNLSGVIPEVDDSATGEVSSKDWLKLLVGFIGIALGGEFMVDSASEIARHFGVSNWVIGVTIVAAGTSLPELVTCLAASMKGRNEMLLGNLIGSDFFNFAGVLGLTCVLRPLDVTPEALPGLAVLVGMVGLVLVFIRTGWKVSRLEGAILVALSLGRWAHDFMG; this is translated from the coding sequence ATGGTTTCTAATATAGCTTTTTTTCTGCTCAGTATTTTTCTACTTTGGTTCGGGGCGGACTGGATCGTTGAGTCTGCGTCGAAGATTGCGCGTAAATATAAAGTTTCCGATCTAGTGATTGGATTGACTATTGTTGCTGCCGGAACATCTGCACCGGAATTTCTGGTTACCGCAACCGCTGCATTTAAAGGGATGTCAGATATCTCTTTGTCTAATGTTGTCGGTTCTAATATTTTTAATCTTGGCTTCATCTTGGGGCTGATGGCACTTATTAAGCCGTTACCTACTAATCGTTCTCTTGCCATGCGTGATGCGCCCCTTTTACTGGCAACCACAGCTTTGATTCTGGGACTTGCATATTTTGATAAGCTGGATCGTTCTGCAGGTATCATGCTGCTCGTTATTTTGGGTGGTTACATTGGTTATCTAATGATTCACAGTAAAAGGGCTGCCAGAAATCTTTCCGGTGTTATTCCTGAGGTTGACGATAGTGCTACAGGAGAGGTCTCATCAAAAGACTGGCTCAAGTTGTTGGTCGGATTTATAGGCATTGCTCTTGGCGGTGAATTTATGGTTGATTCTGCCTCAGAAATTGCCCGTCACTTCGGTGTTTCCAATTGGGTCATAGGAGTGACCATTGTTGCTGCTGGAACTTCTTTGCCTGAACTGGTGACCTGTCTTGCTGCGTCAATGAAGGGCCGTAATGAAATGCTTCTCGGTAATCTGATAGGTAGCGATTTTTTCAATTTTGCGGGAGTTCTGGGGTTGACCTGTGTACTTCGACCTCTTGATGTTACTCCTGAAGCTTTGCCCGGATTAGCGGTGCTGGTAGGAATGGTGGGGCTTGTTCTGGTCTTTATTCGCACAGGTTGGAAAGTTAGTCGCCTGGAAGGAGCAATTCTAGTCGCTTTAAGTCTGGGACGTTGGGCACATGATTTTATGGGATGA
- a CDS encoding oligopeptide:H+ symporter, with the protein MSQSSSGAFSHPKPFYLLFSVEMWERFGYYGMQALLVLFMVKKLGFNDNLADSTFSAFAALVYAFICVGGYVGDKILGNRRTMFLGALVLAGGYGLLGMDCERFLYPALGLIIAGNGLFKANPSALVSKLYDKGDSRVDAAFTIYYMAINIGSFAAMSLCPIIQKHYGWNAGFFVCFIGMVIAILNYIIFRSVLEPIGSKADFEPLSISKLMLTILGTALIATVSALLLKNLIIAHGLLYSALVVVAVLYVREILKAEVHERANLIVCLILMVEAIVFFALYQQMPTSLNLFAARNVHPVILGIPVEPASFQALNPFWVMVLSPVLAVVYAKLDKAGNDFSLPGKFAMGMIMCCAAFMTLAFVAEYRADAGGYVSGNWLVLSYAFQSLGELLVSGLGLAMVSRLTPERSMGFMMGAWFMFQSIAMVLGGEIATIASVPEHGITALKSLVIYGDLFMNIGLVTGGIGIVMAAFVPVLKRYISE; encoded by the coding sequence ATGTCTCAAAGTTCAAGTGGAGCATTTAGTCATCCAAAACCGTTTTATCTACTATTCTCGGTGGAAATGTGGGAGCGGTTTGGTTATTACGGAATGCAGGCCCTTCTTGTCCTGTTCATGGTTAAAAAACTGGGGTTCAACGATAATCTGGCCGATTCTACTTTCAGTGCTTTTGCAGCCCTTGTTTACGCTTTTATATGTGTAGGTGGATACGTAGGGGATAAAATTCTCGGTAACCGGAGAACCATGTTTCTGGGAGCGCTTGTTCTTGCCGGAGGATATGGTTTGCTCGGCATGGACTGTGAAAGGTTTCTTTATCCTGCACTTGGGCTGATAATTGCCGGTAATGGGCTCTTCAAGGCGAATCCTTCCGCATTGGTGTCCAAATTATATGACAAAGGGGATTCGCGAGTAGACGCTGCTTTTACCATTTACTACATGGCAATTAATATTGGTTCTTTTGCAGCGATGTCTTTATGCCCTATTATTCAAAAACATTATGGGTGGAATGCCGGATTTTTTGTCTGTTTCATAGGTATGGTTATAGCAATTCTTAATTATATTATATTCAGGTCTGTACTTGAACCTATTGGCTCGAAAGCAGACTTTGAACCGCTTTCAATCAGTAAACTCATGCTGACCATTCTTGGAACAGCTCTTATTGCGACAGTTTCTGCACTGTTACTTAAGAATCTGATTATTGCTCATGGGTTGCTTTATTCTGCACTTGTAGTTGTTGCCGTTCTTTATGTGCGAGAAATACTAAAAGCAGAGGTGCATGAGCGGGCTAATCTTATTGTTTGTTTGATCCTTATGGTTGAGGCAATAGTTTTCTTTGCTCTATATCAGCAGATGCCAACATCTTTAAATCTTTTTGCCGCTCGTAATGTGCATCCGGTAATTTTAGGGATCCCGGTTGAACCTGCATCTTTTCAAGCTTTGAATCCGTTTTGGGTAATGGTTTTAAGTCCTGTGCTGGCGGTTGTTTATGCTAAACTGGATAAAGCAGGAAACGACTTTTCACTTCCTGGGAAATTTGCAATGGGCATGATTATGTGCTGCGCTGCTTTTATGACTCTCGCCTTTGTTGCTGAGTATAGAGCTGATGCAGGTGGGTACGTCTCAGGTAATTGGCTGGTGTTGAGTTATGCCTTTCAGAGTCTTGGTGAACTCTTGGTCAGTGGGCTGGGATTGGCAATGGTATCCAGACTGACTCCTGAAAGATCAATGGGGTTTATGATGGGGGCATGGTTCATGTTTCAATCAATTGCCATGGTGCTGGGCGGAGAAATCGCCACAATAGCAAGCGTGCCTGAACACGGTATTACTGCCTTAAAATCACTTGTAATATATGGTGATCTATTTATGAATATAGGGCTGGTTACCGGTGGGATAGGCATTGTCATGGCCGCATTTGTTCCTGTTCTCAAAAGGTATATCAGTGAATAA
- the alaS gene encoding alanine--tRNA ligase: MKASEIRERFLKFFEENGHTVVESSSLIPKDDPTLLFTNAGMVQFKKTFLGQEKREYVRATTSQKCLRVGGKHNDLENVGRTARHHTFFEMLGNFSFGDYFKEDAIKFCWKFLTEELNLPKEKLYVTIYKDDDEAGELWQKVVNFPAERIYKLGKKDNFWSMGDTGPCGPCSEVHIDQGEDMSCGPNCGIGKCDCDRYLEIWNLVFMQYDQDEEGNQVPLPRPSIDTGMGLERITAVCQGVQSNFETDLFQPMIQTVAKKAGVKYKADPEIDTALQVIADHSRAIAFLITDQILPSNEGRGYVLRRLIRRAFRFGRLLGLTDPFLFETVQMVVKDMGGQFPELNSNKDFMARMVREEEERFSQTLDKGLIILEDEMEELKKDGKNIISGETAFKLYDTFGFPLDIINDVTEKHGFTVDEPGFNAAMKEQKDRAKAAWKGSGEKNSAAIFRQVLEAGLKNSFTGYTDMVTESRIVNLLSEEGEHLERISQGQGGWMITAATPFYGESGGQMGDNGAVGTMTGNAEVLETVKASPELTACKIFVSEGELLLEQEAKLEVNEETRAATERNHTVTHLLHAALKKILGDHVKQSGSLVGPDRLRFDFTHIAAMTPEEIRQVENEVNRAILTDTKVEVQEMSNKEAAQKGATALFGEKYGNVVRVVDISGESMELCGGTHLSSTGEAGTFVILSESGVAAGIRRIEAATGWNSLVFLQEQREELAKSSAMLKAVPGQLSNKIAALMSQVKDLTRANDQLQSKLASGAGADLMSSVEEIGGIKVIAAKLEVTNVKAMRDQTDALKSKLDSGIICLAAKVDDEKVSLIIAVTKDLHDRFKAGALIKPVAAEVGGGGGGRPDMAQAGGTNPNGIEKAFATLKKIVAES, encoded by the coding sequence ATGAAGGCCAGTGAAATCAGAGAAAGATTCCTTAAGTTTTTCGAAGAAAACGGACACACAGTTGTAGAAAGCTCCTCCCTTATTCCTAAAGACGACCCGACCCTGCTGTTCACAAATGCAGGTATGGTCCAATTCAAAAAGACCTTTCTGGGTCAGGAAAAAAGAGAATATGTAAGAGCTACAACTTCTCAAAAATGTCTGCGCGTTGGAGGTAAGCATAACGACCTTGAAAATGTAGGCCGTACAGCACGCCACCATACTTTTTTTGAAATGCTCGGCAACTTCTCTTTTGGCGACTACTTTAAAGAAGACGCCATCAAATTCTGCTGGAAATTTCTTACAGAAGAACTGAATCTCCCTAAAGAAAAACTTTATGTAACTATTTACAAAGACGATGACGAGGCTGGAGAACTCTGGCAGAAGGTTGTTAATTTTCCTGCTGAGCGTATTTATAAGCTGGGCAAAAAAGACAACTTCTGGTCAATGGGTGATACTGGTCCCTGTGGTCCATGCTCTGAAGTTCATATTGATCAGGGTGAAGACATGAGCTGTGGACCGAACTGCGGTATCGGTAAATGTGACTGTGACCGCTATCTTGAAATCTGGAATCTAGTTTTTATGCAGTATGATCAGGACGAAGAAGGCAACCAAGTTCCGCTGCCACGTCCATCTATTGATACAGGAATGGGACTTGAGCGTATCACAGCTGTTTGTCAGGGTGTTCAATCCAACTTTGAAACAGACCTTTTTCAGCCAATGATTCAGACTGTAGCTAAAAAGGCCGGAGTAAAATACAAAGCCGATCCTGAAATTGACACTGCCTTGCAGGTTATTGCCGACCACTCCAGAGCTATTGCGTTCCTGATAACAGACCAGATTCTTCCTTCCAATGAAGGTCGAGGTTACGTTCTGCGTCGTCTGATCAGAAGAGCATTCCGCTTTGGACGCCTGCTCGGCCTGACTGACCCATTTCTATTTGAAACAGTACAGATGGTAGTCAAGGATATGGGCGGACAGTTCCCCGAACTAAATAGCAATAAAGACTTTATGGCCCGCATGGTCCGTGAAGAAGAAGAGCGCTTCAGCCAGACTCTTGATAAAGGGCTCATCATCCTTGAAGATGAAATGGAAGAGCTGAAAAAAGATGGCAAGAATATAATTTCAGGTGAAACAGCTTTCAAACTTTATGACACTTTCGGTTTCCCTCTTGATATCATCAACGATGTCACCGAGAAGCATGGCTTTACCGTAGATGAACCAGGTTTTAATGCAGCCATGAAAGAACAAAAAGATCGAGCTAAAGCTGCATGGAAAGGTTCCGGTGAGAAAAACAGCGCAGCCATATTCCGCCAGGTTCTTGAGGCAGGGCTGAAGAACAGCTTCACCGGTTACACAGATATGGTGACTGAATCCAGAATTGTAAATCTTCTTTCAGAAGAAGGTGAACACCTCGAGCGTATTTCTCAGGGGCAAGGCGGCTGGATGATAACGGCAGCAACACCATTTTACGGAGAATCCGGCGGTCAGATGGGCGATAACGGCGCTGTCGGCACCATGACCGGTAATGCCGAAGTTCTTGAAACTGTAAAAGCATCCCCTGAACTTACTGCCTGCAAAATTTTCGTAAGCGAAGGTGAACTGCTCCTTGAGCAGGAAGCCAAGCTGGAGGTCAACGAAGAAACAAGAGCGGCAACGGAGCGTAACCACACAGTTACGCATCTGCTTCATGCTGCCCTCAAAAAGATTCTCGGCGACCATGTAAAGCAGTCAGGATCACTGGTTGGTCCGGACAGATTGCGCTTTGACTTCACCCACATTGCAGCCATGACACCTGAAGAGATTCGTCAGGTTGAAAATGAAGTAAACCGTGCTATTCTTACTGACACTAAAGTGGAAGTTCAAGAGATGAGTAATAAAGAAGCTGCCCAGAAAGGAGCGACTGCACTCTTCGGCGAAAAGTACGGCAATGTTGTCAGAGTCGTTGATATTTCTGGTGAGTCCATGGAACTTTGCGGTGGTACACACCTTAGTTCCACAGGTGAGGCCGGAACCTTTGTAATTCTTTCCGAATCAGGCGTTGCTGCGGGTATCCGCCGTATCGAGGCTGCAACCGGATGGAATTCACTTGTATTCCTGCAAGAGCAGCGCGAAGAGCTTGCTAAAAGCTCAGCTATGCTCAAAGCAGTACCTGGACAGCTGTCTAATAAAATAGCAGCTCTAATGTCACAGGTTAAAGATCTGACCCGGGCCAATGACCAGCTTCAGTCTAAACTGGCTTCCGGGGCAGGAGCGGATCTTATGAGTTCCGTAGAAGAGATTGGCGGAATCAAAGTGATTGCAGCCAAACTCGAAGTTACAAATGTCAAAGCTATGCGCGATCAGACCGATGCACTTAAATCCAAGCTGGATTCTGGTATTATCTGTCTGGCTGCCAAAGTTGATGACGAAAAAGTTTCCCTGATAATCGCCGTAACCAAGGACTTGCACGATAGATTCAAGGCCGGCGCATTAATCAAACCCGTTGCAGCAGAGGTAGGCGGTGGTGGTGGTGGAAGACCTGACATGGCTCAGGCCGGAGGCACCAACCCCAATGGAATTGAAAAAGCATTTGCAACTCTAAAGAAGATAGTTGCAGAGTCCTAA
- the recA gene encoding recombinase RecA produces MSKKSVNPDELRKAALSTALTTIERKFGKGSIMRLDSDATQKMPVIPTGSISLDLALGIGGIPKGRITEVYGPESSGKTTLALHVIAECQKAGGTAAFVDAEHALDVKYAKRLGVNTDELLISQPDYGEQALEITDLLVRSGAVDIVIIDSVAALIPQAELEGNMGETQVGGQARLMSHALRKLTGTIHKSNAVVLFINQIRMKIGMTGYGSPETTSGGNALKFYSSVRLDIRKIQTLKDKDEVYGSRTRIKVIKNKVAPPFREALVDILYGTGMSREGELLDLGVDHNVVDKSGAWYAFGSERLGQGKENVRQFLIETPELRQQIEDKLLVHLGMKEGEETEEKVDEEASAE; encoded by the coding sequence ATGAGCAAAAAATCAGTAAACCCCGATGAACTCCGCAAGGCCGCTTTAAGTACAGCCCTTACCACAATCGAACGTAAATTCGGTAAAGGCTCCATCATGCGCCTTGATTCAGATGCGACACAAAAGATGCCGGTCATTCCCACGGGATCTATCAGCCTTGATTTGGCTCTGGGAATCGGCGGTATACCTAAAGGAAGAATCACTGAAGTATACGGCCCTGAATCATCAGGTAAAACAACTCTTGCACTGCATGTTATTGCTGAATGCCAGAAAGCAGGCGGAACTGCCGCATTCGTTGATGCAGAGCACGCACTTGATGTAAAATATGCTAAACGTCTCGGGGTTAATACTGACGAACTGCTGATTTCACAGCCGGACTATGGTGAACAGGCTCTTGAAATTACAGACCTGCTTGTTCGCTCAGGCGCAGTTGATATCGTAATTATTGACTCTGTTGCGGCACTTATTCCGCAAGCTGAACTCGAAGGCAACATGGGTGAAACTCAGGTTGGCGGACAGGCTAGACTTATGTCTCATGCCCTGAGAAAGCTCACCGGAACGATTCATAAATCAAATGCAGTTGTACTTTTCATCAACCAGATCCGCATGAAGATCGGCATGACAGGTTATGGCAGTCCTGAAACAACTTCAGGTGGTAATGCCCTCAAATTTTATTCGTCTGTCCGTCTTGATATCCGTAAAATCCAGACTCTTAAGGATAAAGACGAAGTTTACGGTTCCCGCACAAGAATCAAAGTTATTAAAAATAAAGTTGCTCCGCCTTTCCGTGAAGCGCTTGTTGATATACTGTATGGAACAGGCATGTCTCGCGAAGGGGAACTTTTAGACCTTGGTGTTGATCATAATGTGGTGGATAAATCCGGAGCATGGTATGCTTTCGGCTCAGAGCGTCTGGGGCAGGGTAAAGAGAACGTACGCCAGTTCCTCATTGAAACACCCGAACTGCGCCAGCAGATTGAAGATAAGCTGCTCGTCCACCTTGGTATGAAAGAAGGGGAAGAGACAGAAGAGAAGGTTGACGAAGAGGCAAGCGCAGAGTAA
- a CDS encoding TOBE domain-containing protein codes for MKLSARNFIPGKIKQITVGLVNAEVIIEVAPGVEVASVITKHSVENMDLKEGDTVNAMIKATSVMVAK; via the coding sequence ATGAAACTTAGCGCACGTAACTTTATCCCAGGTAAAATCAAACAGATCACTGTTGGACTAGTAAACGCAGAAGTAATCATTGAGGTTGCTCCAGGCGTAGAAGTAGCATCAGTAATAACCAAACACTCAGTTGAAAACATGGATCTTAAAGAAGGTGACACAGTAAATGCCATGATCAAGGCAACAAGTGTTATGGTAGCCAAATAA